One segment of Macrotis lagotis isolate mMagLag1 chromosome 1, bilby.v1.9.chrom.fasta, whole genome shotgun sequence DNA contains the following:
- the LACTBL1 gene encoding putative beta-lactamase-like 1 produces the protein MLKICPGLILPKVKGKCISALASFFFLLSVTMTGCFLWQYYLRKAELGFSITEATPETVRMCPRYPEPVPLEHPLPVLKEALEKVDEILRQTMPTAPGLMAMSAVVIYNDTVLWTGNFGWKNGSDRTSGPPSEYTIYRIASISKIFPTLMLYRLWEEGIVTSLDDPLERYAQGFRIKNPLGAGPRPAWGSLMDGMEKGAPLFKPTTVTLRRMASQLSGLPRRLRSTTLLWQGSTEDALALLKDDVLVADPGTRCHYSTLAFSLLAHVLARHTDHGNYQQWVSENILDRLEMEDTGFDLVPWVQARMAAGFYGSGHPAPLYDLGWYRPSGQMYSTPADLAKLAMMLLGSVPQGILAPDTLKTMLTPLLTCPGTYFANQTGTPWEFHAQRGYSIVRKDGDLDGYAATFSLIPQLKLSFIVLMAGPRPRGLDLVTQVYDILIPAMEMAFREVEGSLAPPPSPGPYLGFYTYANLTFYEIFLGSSGVLCMRQFGPQVEKLIPAKFRTLKLHHLQGRVFQMIVDKEFPCVLPLGAAWLPLETQHGQLINFYPFDQKGLSPGFDAPGLNTYKILRMAQKPVFNTSV, from the exons ATGCTGAAGATCTGTCCAGGGTTGATATTGCCCAAGGTGAAGGGAAAGTGCATTTCAGCACTAGCTAGTTTCTTCTTCCTCCTGTCGGTGACTATGACCGGTTGCTTCCTATGGCAGTATTACCTCCGGAAGGCAGAGCTCG GCTTCTCTATCACGGAAGCAACCCCAGAAACTGTGAGGATGTGCCCCCGTTATCCAGAACCTGTGCCTCTAGAGCATCCCCTCCCTGTGTTGAAGGAAGCCCTGGAGAAG GTGGATGAGATTCTGCGGCAAACAATGCCCACTGCCCCTGGCCTCATGGCCATGtctgctgtggtcatctacaatGACACCGTACTGTGGACTGGGAACTTTGGCTGGAAGAATGGCTCAGACAGGACCTCAGGGCCCCCCAGTGAATATACCATCTACCG GATTGCCAGCATCTCCAAGATCTTCCCCACACTCATGTTGTACCGCCTGTGGGAGGAAGGCATTGTGACATCCCTGGATGACCCCTTGGAGCGCTATGCCCAAGGCTTCAGGATCAAAAACCCACTTGGAGCAGGACCACGACCTGCCTGGGGAAGCCTGATGGATGGGATGGAGAAGGGGGCCCCACTCTTCAAGCCTACAACAGTAACTCTCCGAAGAATGGCTAGTCAACTCTCAG GGTTACCCAGAAGACTCCGCTCAACCACCCTGCTGTGGCAGGGAAGCACTGAAGATGCCCTGGCTCTCCTGAAAGATGATGTGCTGGTGGCTGATCCAGGGACCAG GTGTCATTATAGCACTCTGGCCTTCTCCCTGTTGGCCCATGTGTTGGCCAGGCATACCGATCATGGGAACTACCAGCAATGGGTGTCTGAGAATATCCTGGATCGGCTGGAGATGGAGGACACAGGTTTTGACCTTGTTCCTTGGGTACAGGCTCGGATGGCAGCAGGCTTCTATGGTAGTGGGCACCCAGCCCCACTTTATGACCTTGGCTGGTATCGCCCCTCTGGCCAGATGTACTCCACACCTGCTGACTTGGCCAAGCTGGCAATGATGCTCCTTGGAAGTGTTCCCCAGGGTATCTTGGCACCAGATACACTTAAGACCATGCTGACTCCTCTCCTCACCTGTCCTGGGACCTACTTTGCCAATCAGACAGGCACACCATGGGAGTTCCATGCCCAGCGGGGCTATAGCATTGTTCGGAAGGATGGAGATCTGGATGGCTATGCGGCTACCTTTTCCCTGATCCCTCAGCTGAAGCTCAGTTTCATTGTGCTCATGGCAGGACCCCGTCCCCGTGGGCTGGACCTGGTGACTCAAGTGTATGATATCCTCATCCCTGCCATGGAGATGGCCTTCCGGGAGGTTGAGGGGAGCCTGGCACCACCACCCAGCCCAGGCCCTTACTTAGGCTTCTACACCTATGCCAACCTTACCTTTTATGAGATCTTCCTTGGGTCCTCAGGGGTCCTTTGCATGAGGCAGTTTGGGCCCCAGGTGGAGAAGCTGATCCCAGCCAAGTTCCGAACCCTAAAGCTGCATCATCTGCAGGGCCGGGTCTTCCAGATGATTGTGGACAAAGAGTTCCCCTGTGTTCTGCCTTTGGGGGCAGCCTGGCTTCCCTTAGAGACACAGCATGGTCAACTAATAAACTTTTACCCCTTTGACCAGAAGGGTCTCTCCCCAGGCTTTGATGCTCCTGGCTTGAACACGTATAAAATCCTTCGGATGGCCCAAAAACCTGTCTTCAATACTTCAGTTTGA